The window TCCTGTTCGCGCGACAGTAAGGCAAGCCGGCTCTAGCCACCGAGCACACCGAGACCACAGAAGAAGATTTCTCGGGAGCGAGCTCACGCGATGAGGTGTGGACGCAAGCACCGACGCATCGCCCTTCTTCCGCTACTCCTCTCGGCGCCCTCGGAGAGCTCTGTGGCAAATCTCTTCGACGCGCTCGCGAGGCAATCAACCGCAGGCGTGCTTAATGTCGTACCATGCCTTCGCCGGACTTGGGATGGCCGTTCTCGACGTGCGGCTCGGCGTGTGAATTGACGTGCGGTTCGGCCACCAGCGGCGCCCCGCCCACCCGGCCGTACAGCAGCTCCTCCTGGCAACGGTGCCGCGGCGCGTCGGGCGCGCGCTCGGCGCGATAATGTGAGCCATCGGCGCACAGGATTCTCGCTTTGACGTTATCGCGCAAATAGGCGGGAATGATCTCTTCAAGAATGCGCTCCCGCGCCTTGGGAGCCTCGATCGGGAACATCACTTCCACGCGGCGATAGAAGTTCCGCGGCATCCAGTCGGCGCTGGCCAGAAAGATTTGGGCTTCTTCATCCGGGCTGAAGACATACACCCGGCTGTGTTCCAGGAACCGGTCGACGATGCTCCGCACGCGGATATTTTCCGAAATGCCGGGCATGCCCGGTCTCAGGCAGCAGATGCCGCGCACGACCAGGTCGATGGGAACCCCGGCCTGGCTGGCGCGGTACATCGCCTCGATCACGCGATAATCGACCAAGGCATTAAGCTTCGCAAAGATTCGCGACGGTCGACCAGCCTGAGCCCTCCGCGTCTGCTCATCGATCAGCTCGATCGTCCGCCGGTGCAAGTCGCCGGGGGCGACCACCAGCTTGCGCCAATGGTGCCCCTGCGAGTAGCCGGTAAGCAAGTTGAACAGGGCCGAGGCGTCGGCCGCGATATCCTCGTCGGCCGTGAACAGCCCCAGGTCGGTATAGAGCACGGCCGTGGCCGGGTTGTAATTGCCGGTGCCCAGGTGGACGTAGCGGCGGACGACGTTCCCTTCCTGCCGTACGACCAGCGACAGTTTGCAATGCGTCTTCAGGTCGAGGAAGCCGAACACGACGTGGACGCCGGCCCGTTCGAGCTGCCGCGCCCAACTGACGTTGTTGGCTTCGTCGAAGCGAGCTTTCAGCTCGACGAGCGCCGTGACGTGCTTGCCGTTCTCGGCCGCCGCGATGAGGGCCCGCGTGACGGGCGAATCGCCGCTCGTGCGATAAAGCGTCTGCTTGATGGCCAGCACGTTCGGATCGACCGCGGCACGGCTGACGAATTCCACGACCGGCTCGAACGAATCGAACGGATGGTGGACCAGCATATCCTGCCGGCGGATCGACGCGAAAAGATCCTCGTTGCCACGGCGGCCGCGCGGCGGGCGCGGCGTAAAAGGCACGTCGCGCAAGTGCTCGCGCCCCGGCACCTTGATCAATTCGGTCATCGCCGTCAGATCCAAAGGCCCCGGAATGCGGTACAGCTCGCTGTACGAGTCGGCCGTGCCATCCCCCTCTTTGATCTCCTCGGGCTCGACGATCATGCGAATCAACGCTTCGCTCACGTCCGCCGCCACTTCCAGCCGCACCGCCTGGCCGCGTTGCCGTTCGCGCAAGCGCTTCTCGATCAGCCGGAGCATGTCGTCCGACTCCTGCTCGAGCAGCTCCACGTCGCTGTCACGCGTGATGCGGAACGTCGTGCTCGACAGCACGTCGAAGCCGCCGAACAAATCCGGCAGCCGCGCCGTGATTGCATCTTCGAGCAGAATGAATTGCAGGTCGTCCCCCTGCCCCAGCGGCACCAGCCGCGGCAAAACTTGCGGCAATTGCACGACGGCGAACAAGTGCGCCGGGCCTAGCCCCGTGCGCCGATCGAGGATCGCCGCCAGATACAACGACCGATTGTGGTAGCGGGGGCTGGGGTGGGCCGGGTCGACGGCCATCGGCGTGAGAATCGGAAAGGCCCGTTCGGCGAAGAACCGGTCGACCACCGCGCGCTGCTCGTCGTTCAGTTCCTCATGCTTGAGCAAGCGAAAGCCCTGCTCGGCCAGCGCGGGCCGCACCGATTCGTTCCAGCAGCGATATTGCGCCGCGACCAGCTCCTGCGTGCGGATCGCAATCCGCTGCAATTGCGAAAGAGGCCGCAGCCCGTCGGGCGAATAATCTTGCGGAGCCAGATCGCCGAACGCCTGTTCGCGCAGACCCGCCACGCGGATCATGAAGAACTCGTCGAGGTTCGAGCTGAAGATCGACAGAAACTTGACGCGCTCGAAGAGCGGATTCGTCTCGTCCTCGGCCTCTTCCAGCACGCGCGCGTTGAACTCCAGCCAGCTCAATTCGCGGTTGATGAAATGCTCGGACAGGAATGATTGATCGCTCACGAGATCCTCGGGCAATTTGGCGCTAACGGGCTCCCTAACCAACCCTAGATTTCGGCCCCGGTCACGGTCCCGTAAGGGCTCGCGCCGGCGCGAGATCAGGGGCTTTTCGGGCCGCTGCAACCCGCACAGGCGGATTCCGACCACCCGTTCCATCTTACCGCCTGAGCGTCGGCAGGTATATTGAAGGTTCTGCCCTATCGAGACGTCCAGCCTGTTTCCCGCCGCCCGCCAGAGCCGCCGCATGTCGTTTGATTCCGCTGCGACCCCGCGCTTCGACTCCTCGGATGATTGGCCGCAGCGTGTCGCGCGCTACGCGGGCCTGGCGTGCTTGTTGGAAGTGACGGCGCCCAAGCCGGGCAACGTTCATCGCGGCGCGGATTTCGAGGGACTGACATTTCTGGATTTCGCCACCAGCGCATTGGTGATCGGGCCCGCCATGGCCCGTGCCGCGGCCGGTGCGCGACTGGGGCTGAGCGTGCGCGACTGCGTTGCGGCCACGCGCGCGGCGGTGGCCACGAACACGAACTTGGGCTCGGTACTGTTGCTGGTGCCGCTGGCCATGGCCCCGCGCCATGAGTCGCTGCCAGCGGGCGTCAAACGCGTGCTCGCCCAGCTCGACGCCGAAGACGCGCGGCTGGTTTACGAAGCGATCCGTCTCGCACAACCGGGCGGGATGGGGCGCGTCGAAGAGGCCGATGTCACCGGGCCGGCCCCCTCCGATTTGCTGCATGCCATGCGCCTGGCGGCCGATCGCGACCTGGTGGCGCGGCAGTACGTGAACGATTTTGCCGACGTGTTCGACGTCGTGGTGCCCGCGATTCGCGCCGGGGTCGAGGCCGACTGGCCGCTGGCCGACACGATCGTCCATGCGCACCTGACGACGATGGCCCGGCATCCCGATAGTTTGATCGCGCGCAAATGCGGCGCGCCGGTCGCCGCACAAGCGGCCCAC of the Pirellulales bacterium genome contains:
- the ppk1 gene encoding polyphosphate kinase 1, whose translation is MSDQSFLSEHFINRELSWLEFNARVLEEAEDETNPLFERVKFLSIFSSNLDEFFMIRVAGLREQAFGDLAPQDYSPDGLRPLSQLQRIAIRTQELVAAQYRCWNESVRPALAEQGFRLLKHEELNDEQRAVVDRFFAERAFPILTPMAVDPAHPSPRYHNRSLYLAAILDRRTGLGPAHLFAVVQLPQVLPRLVPLGQGDDLQFILLEDAITARLPDLFGGFDVLSSTTFRITRDSDVELLEQESDDMLRLIEKRLRERQRGQAVRLEVAADVSEALIRMIVEPEEIKEGDGTADSYSELYRIPGPLDLTAMTELIKVPGREHLRDVPFTPRPPRGRRGNEDLFASIRRQDMLVHHPFDSFEPVVEFVSRAAVDPNVLAIKQTLYRTSGDSPVTRALIAAAENGKHVTALVELKARFDEANNVSWARQLERAGVHVVFGFLDLKTHCKLSLVVRQEGNVVRRYVHLGTGNYNPATAVLYTDLGLFTADEDIAADASALFNLLTGYSQGHHWRKLVVAPGDLHRRTIELIDEQTRRAQAGRPSRIFAKLNALVDYRVIEAMYRASQAGVPIDLVVRGICCLRPGMPGISENIRVRSIVDRFLEHSRVYVFSPDEEAQIFLASADWMPRNFYRRVEVMFPIEAPKARERILEEIIPAYLRDNVKARILCADGSHYRAERAPDAPRHRCQEELLYGRVGGAPLVAEPHVNSHAEPHVENGHPKSGEGMVRH
- a CDS encoding triphosphoribosyl-dephospho-CoA synthase, encoding MSFDSAATPRFDSSDDWPQRVARYAGLACLLEVTAPKPGNVHRGADFEGLTFLDFATSALVIGPAMARAAAGARLGLSVRDCVAATRAAVATNTNLGSVLLLVPLAMAPRHESLPAGVKRVLAQLDAEDARLVYEAIRLAQPGGMGRVEEADVTGPAPSDLLHAMRLAADRDLVARQYVNDFADVFDVVVPAIRAGVEADWPLADTIVHAHLTTMARHPDSLIARKCGAPVAAQAAHMAEQVLQAGRPGEQAYHEAASDFDFWLRADGHRRNPGTTADLVTGGLFVALRDAIIEPPLRFYAS